The proteins below are encoded in one region of Neofelis nebulosa isolate mNeoNeb1 chromosome 17, mNeoNeb1.pri, whole genome shotgun sequence:
- the MLYCD gene encoding malonyl-CoA decarboxylase, mitochondrial: protein MRGFWAALTARRLFPLRLPPRPPGPRLSSGPAAAEAGALERAMDELLRRAVPATPAYELREKTPAPAEGQCADFVSFYGGLAEAAERAELLSRLARGFGVDHGQVAEQSAGVLQLRQQPREAAVLLQAEDRLRYALVPRYRGLFHHISKLDGGVRFLVRLRADLLEAQALKLVEGPHVREMNGVLKGMLSEWFSSGFLSLERVTWHSPCEVLQKISESEAVHPVKNWMDMKRRVGPYRRCYFFSHCASPEEPLVVLHVALTNEISSNIQAIVKECPPSETEEGSQISAAIFYSISLTQPGLQGVELGTFLVKRVLKELQREFPHLGTFSSLSPIPGFTKWLLGLLNSQAKEHGRSELLTDSECKEISEILGGPVNETLKVSLSSSEWVKSEKLVRVLQAPLMRLCAWYLYGEKHRGYALNPVANFHLQNGAVLWRLNWLADTSLKGVTGSCGLMVNYRYYLEETAANSTSYLCAKNIKASEQVLSLVAQFHKNSKL, encoded by the exons ATGAGAGGCTTCTGGGCAGCGCTGACGGCTCGGCGTCTCTTCCCCCTGCGGCTTCCTCCGCGGCCGCCGGGACCCCGGCTGTCGAGCgggccggcggcggcggaggcgggcGCCCTGGAGCGGGCCATGGACGAGCTGCTGCGCCGCGCAGTGCCCGCCACGCCGGCCTACGAGCTGCGCGAGAAGACGCCGGCGCCGGCCGAGGGCCAGTGCGCGGACTTCGTGAGCTTCTACGGCGGCCTGGCCGAGGCGGCCGAGCGCGCCGAGCTGCTGAGCCGCCTGGCGCGGGGCTTCGGCGTGGACCACGGCCAGGTGGCCGAGCAGAGCGCCGGCGTGCTCCAGCTGCGCCAGCAGCCGCGGGAGGCGGCCGTGCTGCTGCAGGCCGAGGACCGGCTGCGCTACGCGCTGGTGCCGCGCTACCGCGGCCTCTTCCACCACATCAGCAAGCTGGACGGCGGCGTGCGCTTCCTGGTGCGGCTGCGGGCCGACCTGCTCGAGGCGCAGGCGCTCAAGCTGGTGGAGGGGCCGCACGTCCGG GAGATGAACGGAGTGCTGAAGGGCATGCTCTCAGAGTGGTTCTCTTCGGGGTTCCTGAGCCTGGAACGGGTCACCTGGCACTCGCCGTGTGAGGTCCTGCAGAAAATCAGCGA GTCTGAGGCCGTGCATCCTGTGAAAAACTGGATGGATATGAAGCGACGCGTCGGGCCTTACAGGCGGTGTTACTTCTTTTCTCACTGTGCGAGCCCCGAGGAGCCCTTGGTCGTGCTGCACGTGGCGCTGACCAACGAGATCTCCAGCAACATCCAG GCCATAGTGAAGGAGTGTCCCCCGTCGGAGACGGAGGAGGGGAGCCAGATCTCTGCGGCCATCTTCTACTCCATCAGCCTGACGCAGCCCGGACTACAGGGGGTAGAGCTGGGCACCTTCCTCGTCAAGCGAGTGCTTAAGGAGCTGCAG AGAGAGTTTCCTCATCTCGGGACATTCTCAAGTCTGTCTCCTATCCCCGGCTTCACCAAGTGGCTTCTGGGGCTCCTGAACTCACAAGCAAAGGAGCACGGGAGGAGTGAACTGCTCACAGATTCCGAATGTAAAGAAATCTCGGAGATCCTAGGCGGTCCCGTTAACGAGACCCTCAAGGTCTCGCTCAGCAGCAGCGAGTGGGTGAAGTCCGAGAAGCTGGTCAGGGTGCTGCAGGCCCCCTTGATGAGGCTCTGTGCCTGGTACTTGTACGGAGAGAAGCACCGGGGCTACGCCCTGAACCCCGTGGCAAACTTCCACCTGCAGAACGGGGCGGTGCTGTGGCGCCTCAACTGGCTGGCGGACACGAGCCTCAAGGGCGTCACCGGCTCCTGCGGCCTGATGGTCAACTACCGGTACTACCTGGAGGAGACGGCCGCCAACAGCACCAGCTACCTCTGCGCCAAGAACATCAAGGCTTCCGAGCAGGTGCTCAGCCTTGTGGCCCAGTTTCACAAGAACAGCAAACTTTAA